The following are encoded together in the Streptomyces flavofungini genome:
- a CDS encoding SMI1/KNR4 family protein: MTETAGAHDDWRRFLTRWSEEWADACARDELGADDEEARRARWLGFAPAPPARVAALEKRLGHRLPPSYRTFLEVTDGWRHAGGFVWRLAGTADARWYEDDAGLAEIFQEGLAEDATREEVLEATIWTRALELAVDSDVVSVLLDPEDVDEHGEWALYTWAPWRGSPPERHASFWEFMQDAYREFHSLRAGDEDQSEFENATTREWDERVAQARREALRGAYASAEEVLAKAQEFGRPRACALRDQIGWLLGDRYARDFDGLAGDPLYAPELLPALLVEETEQHGWPWESDGAYAAHLRGGSDETRDLEDEVLRRLRDGTYAYAPRGPFGDAVRTAREQARWGETDAAWRTLLAALPQWRPLGPDHLAPVGLLADPLLGPLLTPERGRVLLSTPRGEEATGAVPAAVDQDRPGLAWLAEQPQGHSHRPAYRFVLVEGVEPAALPALLGADEGAELRVPMREWDARRTPRPDGVSSSYDDKALVSVGRAGDGWSFAVDREPQPFHDVRFVSPAVAASRYGRAVVVWAEPDAFDRGALFHLSVAAHGAERYAFTVFGERCERSGEIPRELLPEHLFPEVRDGGRYRQGLGETAALEAVGAAFGVTLPRFALDHGRLHTFRTRSWTRPPESGETYTVITVGPRRG; this comes from the coding sequence ATGACTGAGACGGCTGGCGCGCACGACGACTGGCGGCGATTCCTCACGCGGTGGAGCGAGGAGTGGGCGGACGCCTGCGCTCGCGACGAGCTGGGGGCGGACGACGAAGAGGCGCGCCGCGCCCGCTGGTTGGGCTTCGCCCCCGCGCCGCCCGCCCGCGTCGCGGCCCTGGAGAAGCGCCTCGGACACCGGCTGCCGCCGTCCTACCGCACGTTCCTGGAGGTCACCGACGGCTGGCGGCACGCGGGCGGGTTCGTGTGGCGGCTCGCGGGCACGGCGGACGCCCGCTGGTACGAGGACGACGCGGGGCTCGCCGAGATCTTCCAGGAGGGCCTGGCCGAGGACGCGACACGGGAGGAGGTCCTCGAAGCCACGATCTGGACCCGGGCGCTCGAACTGGCCGTGGACTCCGACGTCGTCTCCGTGCTCCTCGACCCGGAGGACGTGGACGAGCACGGCGAGTGGGCGCTCTACACCTGGGCACCCTGGCGGGGCAGTCCGCCGGAACGGCACGCTTCCTTCTGGGAGTTCATGCAGGACGCCTACCGCGAGTTCCACAGCCTGCGGGCGGGCGACGAGGACCAGTCGGAGTTCGAGAACGCCACGACGCGGGAGTGGGACGAGCGCGTGGCACAGGCCCGGCGGGAGGCACTGCGCGGGGCGTACGCATCGGCCGAGGAAGTCCTCGCGAAGGCGCAGGAGTTCGGCAGGCCCCGCGCCTGTGCGCTGCGGGACCAGATCGGCTGGCTGCTCGGCGACCGGTACGCCCGCGACTTCGACGGCCTCGCGGGCGACCCGCTGTACGCACCGGAGCTGCTGCCCGCCCTGCTCGTCGAGGAGACCGAGCAGCACGGCTGGCCCTGGGAGAGCGACGGCGCGTACGCGGCCCATCTGCGCGGCGGTTCGGACGAGACGCGGGACCTGGAGGACGAGGTGCTGCGCCGACTGCGCGACGGCACGTACGCGTACGCGCCGCGGGGACCGTTCGGCGACGCCGTCCGCACGGCCCGGGAGCAGGCCCGCTGGGGCGAGACCGACGCGGCTTGGCGGACCCTCCTGGCCGCCCTGCCCCAATGGCGGCCACTGGGGCCCGACCACCTCGCCCCGGTCGGCCTCCTCGCCGACCCGCTGCTCGGCCCGCTGCTCACGCCGGAGCGGGGCCGGGTGCTGCTGTCCACACCCCGGGGCGAGGAGGCGACCGGTGCCGTCCCCGCGGCGGTCGACCAGGACCGTCCGGGCCTCGCGTGGCTCGCGGAGCAGCCGCAGGGCCACAGCCACCGCCCGGCGTACCGCTTCGTCCTCGTGGAGGGCGTGGAACCCGCCGCGCTGCCCGCCCTTCTCGGCGCCGACGAGGGCGCGGAGCTCCGGGTGCCGATGCGGGAGTGGGACGCGCGCCGGACCCCGCGGCCGGACGGGGTGTCGTCCTCGTACGACGACAAGGCGCTGGTCTCGGTCGGCCGGGCCGGGGACGGCTGGAGCTTCGCGGTCGACCGTGAGCCGCAGCCGTTCCACGACGTGCGGTTCGTCTCCCCCGCCGTCGCCGCGTCCCGGTACGGCCGCGCGGTGGTGGTGTGGGCCGAGCCCGACGCGTTCGACAGGGGCGCGCTGTTCCATCTGTCCGTCGCGGCGCACGGCGCGGAGCGGTACGCGTTCACGGTCTTCGGCGAGCGCTGCGAGCGCTCCGGGGAGATACCGCGGGAGCTGCTGCCGGAGCACCTGTTCCCCGAGGTCCGGGACGGCGGCCGGTACCGCCAGGGACTCGGCGAGACCGCCGCCCTTGAGGCCGTCGGGGCGGCGTTCGGCGTCACGCTGCCCCGGTTCGCCCTGGACCACGGCCGCCTGCACACCTTCCGCACCCGCTCCTGGACGCGGCCACCGGAGTCGGGCGAGACGTACACGGTCATCACAGTGGGGCCGCGCCGGGGCTGA
- a CDS encoding cytochrome P450, translating into MSSQPFTTGTVPGALPGLGHIWPLMRRPIEFLTSLPDHGDLVEIRLGPTPVYVPCHPELLRQTLTDDRTFDKGGKYYDRARAMAGNGVATCAHKDHRRQRRLLQPAFHPSRLEAYATTMEQEVKALTDSWGDAEVVDAYPVLYALALRTVTRTLFSTRVTDEVVADIQRSFDIAFSGFFRQMFMPPALLRLPLPANLRHQRALRNLNAIVDRVLRDATAGQESVPGQDREAAGRNVLSVLLASRESAAPAGTADTGAEGAAQGGDAAGAADAEIHDQVVTVLAAGSETVASTLTWALYLLSRNPAAQRRLQEEADTVLGGRPARWDDLPHLPHTHRVITETIRLYPPGWLFTRVTTKAVILAGRHLKAGTTVVISPVPVHRNTAVFRRAADFDPDRWLPERTSALPRGAFAGFGTGPRKCVGDGFGVAECALALTAVASHWTVRCAPGADTRPVPLAAFYRPRRLRLELNRRRHDA; encoded by the coding sequence ATGTCCAGTCAGCCCTTCACCACCGGAACGGTTCCCGGCGCACTGCCCGGCCTCGGGCACATCTGGCCCCTGATGCGACGGCCCATCGAGTTCCTGACCTCGCTCCCGGACCACGGTGACCTGGTGGAGATCAGGCTCGGCCCGACGCCGGTGTACGTCCCGTGCCACCCCGAGCTGCTGCGGCAGACCCTGACCGACGACCGCACCTTCGACAAGGGCGGCAAGTACTACGACCGGGCGCGGGCCATGGCAGGGAACGGCGTGGCCACGTGCGCGCACAAGGACCACCGCCGGCAACGACGGCTGCTCCAGCCCGCGTTCCACCCGTCGCGCCTGGAGGCCTACGCGACGACCATGGAGCAGGAGGTGAAGGCGCTGACCGACTCCTGGGGCGACGCGGAGGTCGTCGACGCGTATCCCGTGCTCTACGCCCTCGCCCTGCGGACCGTGACGCGCACGCTCTTCTCGACCCGCGTCACCGACGAGGTCGTCGCGGACATCCAGCGCTCCTTCGACATCGCGTTCAGCGGGTTCTTCCGGCAGATGTTCATGCCCCCGGCCCTGCTGCGGCTGCCGCTGCCCGCGAACCTCCGCCACCAGCGGGCCCTGCGGAACCTCAACGCCATCGTGGACCGGGTGCTGCGGGACGCGACGGCGGGTCAGGAGAGCGTGCCGGGGCAGGACCGGGAGGCCGCCGGGCGGAACGTCCTCTCGGTGCTGCTCGCCTCCCGCGAGAGCGCCGCCCCCGCGGGCACCGCCGACACCGGCGCGGAAGGGGCCGCGCAAGGAGGCGACGCCGCGGGAGCCGCCGACGCCGAGATCCACGACCAGGTCGTCACCGTCCTGGCAGCAGGCAGCGAGACCGTGGCGTCCACCCTCACCTGGGCCCTGTACCTGCTGTCCCGGAACCCGGCGGCCCAGCGCCGCCTCCAGGAGGAGGCCGACACCGTGCTCGGCGGCCGGCCGGCCCGCTGGGACGACCTGCCGCACCTGCCCCACACCCACCGCGTCATCACGGAGACGATCCGGCTGTACCCACCGGGCTGGCTGTTCACCAGGGTCACGACGAAGGCCGTCATCCTGGCGGGACGACACCTGAAGGCGGGAACCACGGTCGTCATCAGCCCGGTGCCCGTGCACAGGAACACCGCCGTCTTCCGGCGGGCCGCCGACTTCGACCCCGACCGGTGGCTGCCGGAGCGCACGTCGGCGCTGCCGCGCGGGGCGTTCGCCGGGTTCGGCACCGGGCCGCGCAAGTGCGTCGGGGACGGCTTCGGCGTCGCCGAGTGCGCCCTCGCCCTCACCGCGGTCGCGAGCCACTGGACCGTGCGCTGCGCGCCCGGCGCGGACACCCGGCCGGTGCCGCTCGCGGCCTTCTACCGCCCCCGCAGGCTCCGCCTCGAGCTGAACCGGCGGCGCCATGACGCCTGA
- a CDS encoding FAD-dependent oxidoreductase codes for MTPEGNERALVVGGGYAGLVTARVLADRFDEVVVLEQDDVTAAPVHRRGTPQSRHPHALLARGADLLEHLFPGLRAELRDAGAPVSDFGQFPMLYPAGWSPRVRTDLALQTFSRPLLESALRRRVLAHPRVRLLDRTRVARVVFDDARGHVVGVRTEGGSLRPARLVVVATGRNSRLPAGLATGGLPVPDVLRVDGRLSYTSRVYRRDTASPPNWQASLQATFAPTARRGGTVVALEDDRWLVCLFGADGQSAPTDPAGFAAYADSLANPHIKDIVTRAEPLGSIYRYGGLGGQWRRYDRIRPWPAGLAVLGDALCVLNPLYGHGMTVAVQQAVLLARTLDAHAPADACGHFQRRSARTLLLPWYLSTSLDLGWRPENAPVAALLARRYLARLLRRIPDDPALYRRFLAVQHLTASPLTLLAPSSRTGRDGEPS; via the coding sequence ATGACGCCTGAGGGGAACGAGCGCGCCCTGGTCGTCGGCGGCGGCTACGCGGGCCTCGTCACCGCGCGCGTCCTCGCCGACCGTTTCGACGAGGTGGTCGTCCTGGAGCAGGACGACGTCACCGCCGCCCCCGTCCACCGCCGCGGCACCCCGCAGAGCCGGCACCCGCACGCGCTCCTGGCCCGCGGGGCGGACCTGCTGGAACACCTCTTCCCCGGCCTGCGTGCCGAACTCCGGGACGCGGGTGCCCCGGTGTCGGACTTCGGGCAGTTCCCGATGCTGTACCCAGCCGGATGGTCGCCGCGCGTCCGCACGGACCTCGCCCTGCAGACCTTCAGCCGCCCCCTGCTCGAATCCGCGCTGCGACGCCGCGTCCTGGCGCATCCGAGGGTCCGCCTGCTCGACCGCACCCGAGTGGCACGCGTGGTGTTCGACGACGCGCGCGGCCACGTCGTCGGCGTACGGACCGAAGGGGGCTCACTGCGCCCCGCTCGCCTGGTCGTCGTCGCCACGGGGCGCAACTCGCGCCTCCCGGCCGGTCTCGCCACCGGCGGCCTGCCCGTACCCGACGTGCTCCGCGTCGACGGGAGACTCTCGTACACCTCGCGCGTCTACCGCCGCGACACCGCGTCCCCGCCCAACTGGCAGGCGTCCCTGCAGGCCACGTTCGCCCCGACGGCGCGACGTGGCGGCACCGTCGTCGCCCTTGAGGACGACCGCTGGCTGGTGTGTCTGTTCGGCGCGGACGGCCAGTCCGCCCCCACCGACCCGGCGGGATTCGCCGCGTACGCGGACTCGCTCGCGAACCCCCACATCAAGGACATCGTCACGCGCGCCGAACCCCTGGGCTCCATCTACCGTTACGGCGGCCTCGGCGGCCAGTGGCGCCGCTACGACCGGATCCGCCCCTGGCCCGCCGGTCTCGCGGTGCTCGGCGACGCCCTGTGCGTGCTCAACCCCCTCTACGGCCACGGCATGACCGTCGCCGTTCAGCAGGCCGTCCTCCTGGCCCGCACGCTCGACGCCCACGCGCCCGCCGACGCGTGCGGGCACTTCCAGCGCCGCTCCGCCCGGACCCTGCTCCTGCCCTGGTACCTGTCGACCAGCCTGGACCTGGGCTGGCGGCCCGAGAACGCCCCCGTAGCGGCCCTGCTCGCGCGCCGCTACCTGGCGCGCCTGCTGCGCCGCATCCCCGACGACCCCGCGCTGTACCGGCGGTTTTTGGCCGTGCAGCACCTGACGGCGTCCCCGCTGACCCTGCTCGCGCCGTCCTCGCGGACCGGAAGGGACGGCGAGCCGTCATGA
- a CDS encoding terpene synthase family protein → MTLPYDELESLRIHPGAEHPLYRLPSRTEPDENRLDDLVGHWAEACGLLADATAHERLGDAAVADLIAHCYPGLRPDRAAPLAGWISWLFVIDDYYDRLNIRGEDHPDALTQEIIDALPVEPQSGIRHHDAPLARELARLWRHIAPQLSRWWRMRFATHVTHFLAAFRYERLHRQEGLPPGLPAYAELRRASSSVTACLDLLEYATGQEVPSLLHETRQLRTMFAKATDVVAWVNDVVSLKKEVGIGDTNNGIMVVRREFGLDLQGAIDHVYRGVARDVEEFLDAEAELWRVCKHWSGVTEAEQSALALLSDGMKAWMRGNLDWSVRANRYAA, encoded by the coding sequence ATGACACTCCCGTACGACGAACTGGAATCGCTGCGGATCCACCCCGGCGCCGAGCACCCCCTGTACCGGCTGCCGTCCCGCACCGAGCCGGACGAGAACCGCCTGGACGACCTGGTCGGCCACTGGGCCGAGGCCTGCGGCCTGCTGGCGGACGCCACGGCCCACGAACGACTCGGCGACGCCGCCGTGGCCGACCTCATCGCGCACTGCTACCCGGGACTCCGGCCGGACCGGGCGGCCCCGCTGGCGGGCTGGATCTCCTGGCTCTTCGTCATCGACGACTACTACGACCGCCTCAACATCCGGGGCGAGGACCACCCCGACGCCCTCACCCAGGAGATCATCGACGCCCTGCCCGTGGAGCCGCAGAGCGGGATCCGCCACCACGACGCCCCGCTGGCCCGCGAACTCGCCCGCCTCTGGCGGCACATCGCCCCTCAGCTCAGCCGCTGGTGGCGCATGCGGTTCGCCACGCACGTCACGCACTTCCTGGCGGCGTTTCGGTACGAGCGCCTGCACCGGCAGGAAGGCCTCCCGCCGGGACTGCCCGCGTACGCCGAGCTGCGCCGCGCGTCGAGTTCGGTCACCGCGTGCCTGGACCTCCTGGAGTACGCGACGGGCCAGGAAGTGCCGTCGCTGCTGCACGAGACGCGGCAGCTGCGGACGATGTTCGCGAAGGCCACCGACGTCGTCGCGTGGGTCAACGACGTCGTGTCCCTGAAGAAGGAGGTGGGCATCGGCGACACGAACAACGGAATCATGGTCGTGCGACGGGAGTTCGGCCTGGACCTGCAAGGAGCCATCGACCACGTCTACCGAGGCGTCGCCCGCGACGTCGAGGAGTTCCTCGACGCGGAGGCCGAGCTGTGGCGCGTGTGCAAGCACTGGAGCGGAGTCACCGAGGCCGAGCAGTCGGCCCTGGCCCTGCTGTCCGACGGCATGAAGGCATGGATGCGGGGGAACCTCGACTGGTCGGTGCGCGCCAACCGCTACGCCGCCTGA
- a CDS encoding nuclear transport factor 2 family protein, translating to MSRTPQQIFESYVHAGAMSRNAVALAENFTPDGVLELPLMPDDVPFPRRMVGREEIRGVMAAYYERQAQDQRAPNLEKSGFVLHTTADPDVFIAEIDTVFDGGGEGDGGADGGGKDVTVSLVQIFRVRDGKIARLRDYFAPDLMS from the coding sequence GTGTCCCGAACACCACAGCAGATCTTCGAGAGCTACGTCCACGCCGGCGCGATGTCCCGGAACGCCGTCGCCCTCGCCGAGAACTTCACCCCGGACGGCGTCCTCGAGCTGCCGCTGATGCCCGACGACGTCCCTTTCCCGCGGAGGATGGTGGGGCGCGAGGAGATCCGCGGCGTGATGGCCGCGTACTACGAGAGGCAGGCGCAGGACCAGCGTGCGCCGAACCTGGAGAAGTCCGGCTTCGTGCTGCACACGACCGCCGATCCCGACGTGTTCATCGCCGAGATCGACACGGTCTTCGACGGCGGCGGAGAGGGAGACGGGGGTGCGGACGGAGGCGGGAAGGACGTGACCGTCTCTCTCGTGCAGATCTTCCGTGTCCGTGACGGGAAGATCGCACGGCTGCGCGACTACTTCGCGCCCGACCTGATGAGCTGA